One Dietzia sp. JS16-p6b genomic window carries:
- a CDS encoding Dyp-type peroxidase has product MADRAPRPLSRRSVLTRGAGAVVGGGLLGGAAGYAGRGILDDDGAAPDWRTVADSRVVGAATEPFHGPHQAGITTPPQAHGAFIGFDLATGATRGEIQGVLRAWSQDAARLTSGRGGLADLQPELARDPARLTVTIGLGPGLFDAVRMPERRPAWLRQLPAFPQIDQLEDRWSGGDLLLQICADDPLVVSHAARTLASGVRGVAEQKWAQRGFRKAVGTDPTGRTQRNLFGQIDGTENPRPDDVDYDQVVFSDGRSADGQVQRWMRGGSSLVLRRIRMTMDTWEEIDRTSRELSVGRRIDTGAPLTGTHEHDPADFDAVDDVGLPVIPPESHMARARQRHRGEAMLRRPYNFDDPPEPGKISNSGLIFTAYQADPVRTYIPVQQRLAEQDALNTWTVPIGSAVFALPPGAPEGGYVGQGLFEG; this is encoded by the coding sequence ATGGCTGACCGGGCCCCCCGCCCCCTGTCGCGGCGGTCGGTCCTCACCCGCGGCGCGGGAGCCGTGGTGGGTGGTGGTCTGCTCGGTGGCGCCGCCGGGTACGCGGGGCGGGGCATCCTCGACGACGACGGGGCCGCACCCGACTGGAGGACCGTCGCGGACTCACGGGTCGTGGGCGCCGCCACCGAGCCCTTCCACGGACCCCACCAGGCCGGCATCACCACACCTCCGCAAGCCCACGGGGCGTTTATCGGGTTCGACCTCGCGACGGGGGCCACCCGCGGCGAGATCCAGGGTGTCCTGCGGGCCTGGTCGCAGGACGCCGCCCGGCTCACCTCAGGCCGCGGCGGTCTGGCCGATCTCCAGCCCGAACTGGCCCGGGACCCGGCGAGGCTGACGGTCACGATCGGGCTGGGGCCCGGGTTGTTCGACGCGGTGAGGATGCCCGAGCGGCGTCCGGCGTGGTTGCGGCAGCTGCCGGCGTTCCCGCAGATCGATCAGCTCGAGGACAGGTGGTCGGGAGGGGATCTGCTACTCCAGATCTGCGCCGACGACCCGCTGGTCGTCTCCCACGCGGCCCGGACCCTCGCCTCCGGCGTGCGCGGCGTGGCCGAGCAGAAATGGGCCCAGCGAGGGTTCCGCAAGGCCGTGGGCACCGACCCGACCGGTCGCACACAGCGGAACCTGTTCGGGCAGATCGACGGCACCGAGAACCCGAGGCCCGACGACGTGGACTACGACCAGGTCGTGTTCTCCGACGGAAGGTCCGCGGACGGGCAGGTCCAGCGGTGGATGCGGGGCGGCTCCTCGCTCGTCCTGCGCCGCATCCGCATGACCATGGACACCTGGGAGGAGATCGACCGCACCTCCCGTGAGCTGAGCGTGGGCCGACGGATCGACACCGGTGCGCCGCTCACCGGGACCCACGAGCACGACCCCGCCGACTTCGACGCCGTCGACGACGTGGGCCTGCCGGTCATCCCGCCCGAGTCGCACATGGCCCGGGCCCGGCAGCGCCACCGAGGGGAGGCCATGCTCCGGCGGCCGTACAACTTCGACGACCCGCCGGAGCCGGGGAAGATCAGCAACAGCGGTCTGATCTTCACCGCGTACCAGGCCGACCCGGTGCGCACCTACATTCCCGTCCAGCAGCGGCTCGCCGAGCAGGACGCGCTCAACACGTGGACCGTCCCGATCGGGTCCGCGGTCTTCGCCCTCCCGCCCGGCGCACCGGAGGGCGGGTACGTCGGTCAGGGGCTGTTCGAGGGATGA